The Gammaproteobacteria bacterium DNA window CTTTATGCAAACAAATAGACATTGACAATAAAGATGCTGCTCGTGCTGCACTACTTTGCAAAGCAGACCTAGTGAGCGACATGGTCAATGAGTTCCCCAAGTTGCAGGGTATTATGGGCCGTTATTATGCGCACAATGATAACGAATCAGTTGAAGTTGCTACCGCTATAGGAGAGCATTACCAGCCTTTGCAGTCTGGTAGTTCACTTCCTTCCAGCATTGATGGACAAGTTGTCGCACTATGTGACCGCATTGATACTCTCGTTGGTATTTTTGCTACGGGCAAAAAACCTAGCGGCGTTAAGGATCCATATGCATTACGCCGTGCCGCCTTAGGTGTGATTCGTATATCAATTGAAAGAAACGTCGATTATGACTTGCTGAGTTTGTTAGTAGATTCCGCATCATCTCTGGATGCTAAATTAAAAACATCAGACAGTGCTGAAGAAGTATTTGAGTTTATTATAGAAAGGCTGCGAGGTTACCTCATTGATCAAGGAGTGAATCCTGATACCTTTGAAGCCGTACGAAGCTTAAAGCCGACTCGCTTGTTAGACTTTAATGAACGTATAGATGCTGTCCAAACATTTCGTGCGTTGCCGGAAGCTGACAGTTTAGCAGCTGCAAATAAGCGTATTAGTAATATTCTCAAAAAGACAGGTAGTGTAAATAACAAAATTGATAGTAGTTTATTTTCTGAAATAGCTGAGCAAGAGTTGTATAAACAATTATCAGCGCTTGAGAAAGTGGTGACACCAAAATTTGTTTCTCGCCACTATGCTGAAGCCTTAACTGACTTAGCACAACTAAGATCTACTATTGATACTTTTTTTGATGATGTCATGGTTATGGATGAAAGAGAAAATATTCGTGATAATCGAATTGCACTACTAGCCAATGTTCGCCGTTTATTCACAACGGTAGCTGACATTTCTCTATTACAAAGTTGATATAACGCCCGTTGTTATGGAAGCAGTAATTCTTGATCGCGACGGTGTGATTAATCACGACAGTCCTGATTATATAAAGTCCCCCGAAGAATGGCATGCAATTGATGGTAGCCTTGAAGCAATCGCTCGCCTGACAAAAGCTGGAATTAAGGTATTTATTGCTAGCAATCAGTCTGGCATAGCTTATGGTTTATTTGATTACAATACTCTTTGTGCCATGCATAAAAAATTACTGCATGAAGCTGAAAGCTTGGGCGGTCGAATTAACGGTTTTTTCTTTTGCCCGTTTTTAACTGGCCCATGCCGCAAGCCCAATCCAGGTTTACTTATTGATATTGCAAACCGTGTTCATATCAATTTAGAGGTTACACCATTTATTGGCGATGCCATGCGTGATTTAGAGGCTGCAATCGCCGTTGATGCAATACCAGTATTAGTTAGAACAGGAAAAGGCACATCAACACTCAATAGTGGCGAGGTTCCGAGCCATGTCCAGGTTCACGAAAATTTGTATGATGCTGTTGACTCATTACTAAAGCAACTATCGGATAGCTAATGCGCTTTATACGTTCATTGATATTTTTATTAGGCATGACTATTTCAACCTGCCTGTGGGTTATTCCTTGTATCCTCGCGCGTCTACTCCCTTATCACATATGTTTTGCGATTGTATCTAGCTGGTGCACTTTCAATGTTCGCTGGGCAAAATTCACGTGTGGCATTCACTATGAGATATCAGGCTTAGAAAACATTCCAGAAAAAGCTTGTGTCATTATGTCTAACCACCAATCCACCTGGGAGACTCTTGCGTATCCATCAATTTTTCCAACCCTTACTTGGGTGATTAAAAAAGAATTATTATATGTTCCATTGTTCGGCTGGGGTATTGCTTCAACTCAGCCTATCGCGCTTGATCGCAAGCAAGGTAAAAAATCCTTCATTCAGTTAATAAAAGACGGGAAAGATAAATTAAACTTAGGTCGCTTTATTATAATATTCCCAGAGGGAACACGTATCCCTTATGATGAAGAAAGACCACTTAAGATAGGCGGATTTGTTCTCGCCAAAAAATCTAATACCTACATACTGCCAGTAGCCCATGATGCGGGCCGTTTATGGCCGCGCAACGGATTTTTAAAATCCCCTGGAACAATTCACTTACACATCGGCAAACCATTTCCTACTCAAGATCAAACTGCAGAACAATTACGAGAACGCTATGCCACGTGGTTAAAAGAGACTCGTGCCCAGCTTAAACTTAAACTTGTTAATTAAGGGCTTGGATTAGGAATTTGACGATGAATAGCCTCAATGCCCTCTACCACCTCTGAAGATAACGTCACATTGATACTGTCAATATTCTCTGCTAATTGGTCAACTGATGTTGCACCTATAATATTGCTGCTTAGAAAAGGCCGGCTATTTACATAAGCTAATGCCATTTGCGTTGCAGATAAGCCATTTTTTTTTGCTAAAGCGACATATTTTTCTGTTGCAAATTTAGATTGCTGATTACTATAGCGTGTGTAGCCTTCAAATAACGTTAAGCGTGCTTTACTGAGATCATTTTTTTGCAGATATTTGCCTGTTAGCACACCAAAGCCCAACGGAGAATACGCTAACAAATCTACTTTTTCCCTTTGAGAAAATTCTGCCAAACCAACTTCAAAAGTCCGGTTTAGTAAACTATAGGGGTTTTGGATTGAAATAATACGTGGCCATGAATTATTTTCTGACAACATTAGATACTGCATTACACCCCAGGGTGTTTCATTTGAAATACCGATATAACGAATCTTGCCAGATTCAACAAAGTCATTAAGTACTTCTAAGGTTTCTTTTATAGGTGTTGAATTTGTTTCATCATATTGATAACCAAGTTTGCCAAAAAAATTTGTGTTGCGGGCTGGCCAATGAATCTGATAAAGGTCTATATAATCAGTTTGTAGTCGCCGCAGGCTCTCTTCGAGTGCTTGTTGCATTTGGCTACGTACTAGCTTTGCACCGTTGCGCAAATAATCCATCATGCCAGGACCAGCAACCTTACTAGCTATTATTACTTTATCCCTAGATTTTTCTTTGTGCAGCCAGGTACCAATATAGGCCTCTGTTATACCCTGGGTCTGTTGGCGAGGTGGTACTGGATACATTTCAGCAGTATCAATGAAATTGACCCCATGAGCTAAAGCATAATCAAGCTGTTGATGTGCTTCTAGTTCACTATTTTGTTCTCCAAATGTCATAGTCCCCAAACAAATTTTACTAACTCTAAGGTCAGAATTTCCTAATTTGTTATATTCCATACTTAATCCAATTCAGAAATTTAAAGATCAGTGGCCAAACTTTATTAGAAATAAATATTTCAAATATTAGACACAGCGATTCATTATTCTAGACCATAAGCCATCTCTAATATGCTAGAATTTCCAACCCTAGGATTATGCAACTATTTCCCAACAATTTTTGCCTTGACCTATTGTTTGAATTCGTTAAAACCCCACTATAGTTACCCGACTAAGTCAGAAAGAAGGATTTTCGTTGAACTTATTAAATCTGATATCACAGAGACTTACTAAACGTTTTTTGCCATTTCGTGGATGGATCCATGAATTGAAAGACCCACAAGTCCTTAAAGCTGATCTGATTGCAGGTGTTACCGTCGCTTTAGTATTAATTCCTCAGTCAATGGCGTATGCGCAATTAGCCGGACTACCTCCATATTACGGTTTATATGCTTCGTTCCTGCCGGTTATGATGGCTTCATTAATGGGGTCTTCACGACAAGTACATACAGGTCCGGTCGCGGTAGTTTCCTTACTAACCGCCGCTGCACTAGCCCCTTTTGCCTCTGGTGATCCTGCTCAATATGCAGCATACGCTGTCATGCTGGCCTTAATGGTAGGAGTATTTCAGTTATCCCTTGGGTTATTACAACTGGGATTTTTCGTGGATTTTCTCTCTCACCCTGTGGTCGTGGGCTTTACAAATGGTGCCGCAATAATCATTGCCACCTCACAGTTGGGAAAATTATTTGGAGTGACTGCCGAAAGAGCTGAACATCACTATGAGACTGTCTGGAGAATTATTGAACAGGCATATCATCACACTCATATGCCCACGGTTGCTTTTAGTATCGCAGCATTAGCAATAATGATTCTGCTAAAGAAATTTGCCCCTAAAATACCGGGCGTCTTAACCGCCGTTGTAATTACTACAGTGGCATCATGGTTACTAAATTATGAGCAAATTGGCGGTAAGGTGGTCGGAACAATTCCCCAAGGCTTACCTGGCTTTGCTTTTCCAGATATTGATCTACAAATAGCTACTCAGTTACTTACCAATGCAATTGCCATTGGCTTAATTGGTTTCACAGAAGCTATCTCAGTTGCTAAGGCAATAGCGGCACAAACTCGTCAGCGTTTAGATGCAAATCAAGGGTTAGTAGGGCAAGGACTTGCAAATATAACTTCTAGTTTATTCCAGGGTTATGCAGTTTCTGGTTCATTTTCTCGTTCAGCAGTAAACTTAAGCGCTGGCGCGAAAACTGGATTTGCTGCGATAGCAAGTGGATTGTTAGTTATGATCACACTGCTATTTTTAACTCCCCTACTGTATCACCTGCCTCAACCAACATTGGCCGCAGTAATTATTCTTGCTGTTTTTAATTTAATTAAGTTTAAGCCAATTAAATATGCGTGGCGAGTGCAGAAACATGATGCCATCGTAGCAATGATTACATTTATTCTAACTCTATTGTTAGCTCCTCATTTAGAGTTAAGTATATTAGTGGGCGTTGTTCTTTCCATGGGCTTATACATGTACCGCACCATGCGCCCAAGAATCGCTGTTTTAGCAATGCAAAGTGATGGCAGCCTTGCTGATGCTGAATCAAACATCCTTAAAACCTGCCCCAAAATTTCTATCTTGCGTTTTGACGGTTCACTATTTTTTGCAAACACAGGCTATTTCGAAGAAAAAGTCTTAGAACGAGTTGCTTCTAAACCTGATTTAAAATTTATTATTATTGACGCTGAGGGTATTAACGAGATTGATGCAACTGGTGAAGAAATGCTGCATCAACTAGCTTTAAGATTACATGGCTTAGGTATTGAATTCTTATTTTGCCGAACTAAGAAGCAGGTGATGGATATATTTCTACGTACCGGCTTTGCCAGCGATGCATGGATTGACCACTTCTGTCATACAGAACAACAGGCGATTGATTTTGCATGGAGTAAGATTGAAGACTGTCAGGAAGATAGCTGTCCTTTATCTACTCAGGAAGGTTGTCCTGCCTGCACAATGAAAAGCTCATAGAGTCTTATTCACTATTTTTCTATGCGATATATTAAGTCTGTCACTTGATGTCCAATTCTAAGCCCGCGCTGTTCGAAACGCGTGGGCGGGCGATCTAGCCCTAGTGGGTTTATAGAAGAATTAGTCGGGATAAGATTTTTTACATTAGCGACATTTTTAGTCATAAACTCCACATATGGCTGCCAGTCACTAGCTAAATGCAAGACACCATTTACTTGTATAACTCTAGTAATTTCCAGCAAAAACTCTTTCTGAATTAACCTGCGTTTATGGTGGCGAGTTTTTGGCCAAGGATCTGGAAACCAAACCATTGCGCCTAACAATTCATTCGACATAAATTTTGTTCGCAGCATCTGCATGACATCTGCTTTAATTACACGTACATTCTCTAATTCTTGTAAATGTATTTTACGCAGTACCGCACCGATCCCTGGCCTGTATACTTCTACTCCAACAAAATTCAAGTCTGGTCGTTGTTGAGCGAGTGCCAGCAAGGAATCACCACTCCCAAACCCCACATCAAGTATCAGCGGTTGATCTTTTATAAACCAGTCATTGCTAACATATTTTGATACATCATCGATGGGGATCCCGTATATCGGCCATAATTCATCAAATGCTTTTTTCTGTGCATTTGTAAATCTTCCTTCTCGAATGACAAAGCTTCGATTTGTTCGTCGAGGAGGTGTTTGCGGATGTTTCAACGTTTAGCGGAAATGGTATCTTCGATAGGTGAAGATGCAGATGCAAATCTACGTTTAGACATACGTCCCGCTAGATATGCTAGTCTGCCTGCCACAATTGCGTGATTCATTGCTGTCGCCATCGTTACAGGATACGTTGCTTCCGCAATAGCAGTATTCATTAACACACCCTCACAGCCCAACTCCATCGCGATTGCTGCATCTGATGCAGTTCCTACACCGGCGTCTACTATCACTGGTACTTTTGAATTTTCAATGATTGTAACGATATTATAAGGATTGCGAATTCCCAGACCCGAGCCAATTGGTGCTGCTAACGGCATGATTGATGCACAGCCAATTTCTTCTAGTGTCTTCGCTATGATCGGATCATCATTGGTATACACCATTACTTCAAAGCCATCCTTAACCAAAATTTCTGCAGCTTTAATAGTATCAATTACATTTGGAAATAATGTAGTTTTATCAGCGAGGACTTCCAACTTAACTAATGAATGACCATCTAATAACTCTCTACCCAATTTGCATACACGTACCGCATCTTCGCAAGTAAAACAGCCAGCAGTATTAGGGAGAATAGTAAATTCATCTGCCGGAATATAATCTAGTAAATTTTCTTGTCCTGCTTCTTGACCAATATTGGTACGACGCAATGCTACTGTGACAATTTCTGCACCACTAGCAACAATCGCCTCTCTAGTTTGCTCAAAATCTCGATACTTACCTGTGCCTACTAGTAATCGAGAATTGAATTGACGTTGGCCCATTTTCCAGGGCGTCTGTGTTATTTCCACTCTGCAAATTTCTTCTATAAAAATATGATTGTAAAGATTTATTAACCGCCGCCAACAGCTTGAATGATCTCAACTCGATCACCTGGTGATAAAGTAAAATGACTATGCTGAGTACGAGGTATCACTTCCCGATTAACCTCAACAGCTACTCTGCAGTCCTTCAATTCTAGCATCTCTAAAACTCTTGTAACCGAGCATTGATCGAGAATCTGTGTAGCTTCTCCATTCAATATAATTTCCATAGTGTTCAGATCAGTTCGTCACGGTAACTTCTGATTTTACAGGATTAAAAAGCTTTCTGTTACTTCTAAGTTTATTTTATTCGACGAAATTTAGGATTCAGCTTGCAACCTTGGAGTTTAAGTTACTGAAATTGGCCTTACTTATATAGCGTGACTGATTACATATCTGAATTTACCTGACTTTTCTACAGGAATTTTATCCACACATTCAATATTAATCTCGACCCCCTCGCCTAAACGCGCTTTAAAACCTTTAATAATTTCAGATCTATCAATTTCGGTAAAGTCGCTATTCACTATTAAGTAAATTCGTGTTGCGTCTTTAGTTTCTTGAACTATTTTAAATTCATTAATGCTAGTAATTTCTCTGAGTACGTATATCAATGCAAGCCCATGCATAACACTACCGTTTTGGCTAACCACAAAATCTGTCGTACGCCCTTGAATTTCTTTTAGTATGGGTAGCCCACGCCCACATGCACATTGCATGTCATCTAGCACACCAATATCACCCGTACGATAGCGAATAAACGGATAACCTTTAGTTGCCAGGTGTGTAACAACTATCTCGCCTGACTTACCAATCTCAACCGGTTGCCCCTGAGGATCGATAATTTCAACTATAATATCTTCAGCCGTTATATGCATATTGCCTGAGGGGCATTCATGCGCGATGAATCCCGCATCACGTCCACCATAGCCATTGGCAACTTTACACCCGAAGCATTTTTCAATTAAATGCCGTTGCTCTGGATATAGATATTCTGATGTGACAAATACAACTTTGATGCCTATCCGCGTCATATCAATAGAATGCTCATGGGCATACTTAGCAATTCGCCCTAGTGCTGAAGGGTAACCAAACAACATCTTGGGTTTATAATCAATAATCTCTTTGATAAAACCCTGCAGTTTTTCATCAGACATATCAAAGGCAGGCAATAGCTTTGTACGTAATAACTTATCTCGAATTAAACGTACTTTATCTTGCGCACCTAATTCTATAGGTGACCCCCAAACAACTAACTCAGGATCACCAATATCGACACCCCACCAACGTGTTGCTCGCCACTTTGCTGCAACATCATGACTGACTCGTTCATTGCCAATATAAAAAACCAATGGCTGACCACTTGAACCGCCAGTATTAAACTTAGCAAGATTGTCAGGAATATTAGATTTTAAACGTTCTGAATTTTCACGAATAATCGCTTTAGTCAAAAATGGTAATTTCGTTAGCGCATCTAACGAATTCACCTTTTCGGGATCAAAACTTAATTGTGTAAACAAATCCTTAAAGAAAGGCACATTGATATAGACATGATTTAACAATTCACGCAGGCGTTGTAGTTGTAGTTGTTTAATTTGCTCTGGCGTTTGCCATTGACTACTTTCAAGCTTCTTAAGCGCATTGACAGTTACGTGCTTTTTCAGTTTTTCATGCAATGGAAATAATAGCCTTGATGCAATAGTTGTATAAGCATCTGAGTGTTGCCTTATTTTTAATGGATCACTCATATTAAGCTGCTAACATTTTGTATAAGGACAACCAGTGTCGGCTTACCTCAGACCAAGAAAACTGCTTAACTAAAATTAATCCCGAGCTTACCAATTGCTGTTGGCAGCGTTTATCTTCCAGCACCCTGCAAATTTCACTCGCCATAGCTACCGGATCCTCCGGATCTACAAGCAGTGCTGTCTTCTCGTGCTCAACCATATATGGAATTCCGCCGACATTTGTACTAACAACCGGTACACCACTTGCCAATGCCTCTAAAATTGAATTTGGCATATTGTCTACACGACTTGGGTTTAACATTACATCCGCAGATTGATACAATGCTGGCATCTCCTGAGTATCAACTCGACCTGTAAATTTAACTTGTTTCGCGATGCCCAGCTCTTGTACTAATGATTTTAAGTTATCTCGTTCGGGCCCTGTGCCAGCAATTGTAAGTTTTGCATTAGGATAAGAATCTAATATTTCTTTAAATGCTCTAATTGCTGTTTCATTGTCATATATAAGTTCTAAATTTCTTGCTACAAGTAAATGTGGCAAATATTTCTCTTGTTGCTCTTTTCTTGCATTGAAACGATCTAGGTCAATAATGTTAGCAATAATTTGTGTTGTAATGCCTCTTTTACTAAACACTTTCTCTAAAAAAAGCGAGGGAACAATTATTTTAGAACTCGCATTCAATGTTGGCTTAACATACTTAAATGATTTGCTGAAAAATTTTTCTGCTTCACCGCCTCTGTAATTAATCACTGTTGGGACACCACGTAATTTAGCTATCCAAACTGCTGGAACTGTAAACAAATGCCATGACCACCCTGAGTTAGCCATAATGTGAAATAAATCTACGCGACCCGCAACGCTCCATAGTTTAATAATGTAAAAAAACAATCTAAAAAATGCCCGTATAACTGGAATTTTTCCTATCCAAATAGGTTTGTATGCAACATTTGTTTGCACGACATCGACTTGTACTTTTTCTTCTCTGAGTAATTTAGCTAATTGTAACGTTTGATTAGCCATCCCACCTGAAGGTGGTGGTAGTGGTCCAACCAATCCTATTTGTAAAGAATTACCCATTGCATCACTTAATAGTGTGTTATGCCTATGTATTCAAACGATCTAAGAAAGACTCAAACATTAATAATGTCCAAATTGGTGCGCTATAGTCACGTACACCAGATTGGTGTTGACTTACTAACTGGTTTAGGTACTTTTCCTCAAACATGCCGGTACTAGCCAATTTTTCACCCAAAATAGCTGAGGTAACTTTTTCTTTAAGAGGGCCACGGAACCAGCTTGCTAGAGGCACGCCAAAACCCATTTTTTTACGATATAGAATATCCTGAGATAAATGAGACTCAAGTGATTTCTTAAATATATATTTACCCTCAGTACCCTTTAATTTCATATGAGGTGGCAAACCAGAAATCCATTCTACAAACTTGTGATCTAATAAAGGTACGCGTACTTCTAGTGAATGCGCCATGCTGGCTCGATCAACTTTAGTTAATATGTCACCCACCAAATAGGTTTTCATATCCATATACTGCACAAGTGATAAGGGGTGGTCTGTTGGTGCACGGTTCGCGTGGTGACGTAATACCTCTACTGCATTGTAACCTTGAAGTTCATTTTTAAACGATTTATTAAATAACGACTCTCTTTGTTTGTCGCTAAATAAACTCACACTATGTAGGTAGCCCTGACATGTGTCTCGTGCCATTGCTTCAAACGTAGTTTTAGCGCGGAATATTTTTGGCGCCCAATCAGCTTTAGGATAAAGATTACCTAAAGTACCAAACACAGGCCTTCTAAGCCCTAACGGTAATGCAGATCGAATACGCTCTTCATAGTTATGCCAACGATAACGACGATAACCTGCAAAATTTTCATCACCTCCATCTCCAGATAATGCCACAGTGACATTTTTTCTTGCGAGCTCACATAAGCGATAAGTTGGCATCGCAGAACTGTCTGCATATGGTTCATCGTACAAACCACCTAACTTTCCGACTAAATCAAAATCGTTAGGATCAACTTGTTCTACACGGTGATCAGTTTTGTATTGGTCAGCAATCTGCTGCGCATATGATGCTTCGTTAAATTTAGGGTCGCCAAATGAGATTGAACATGTATTGACTGCAGATTCATTTAAGCCTGCCATCATTGCTACAACTGCACTTGAATCTACCCCTCCTGATAAAAATGCCCCTAATGGCACTTCTGCGACTAACCTAATATCGACCGCTTCTTTTAGATGCCTAAGTAATTCTTCACTAACTTCAGATTCATCCATAACGGGGTGCAAATTAAATGGTACATCCCAGTATTCTTTTTGTTGTGGAATAGGCGCACCACGCTTAACTGTTAAACTATGGCCTGGCGATAACTTATAAGTATTTTTAAATATTGTCTTAGGTTCTGGCACATAGCCATAGGCAAAATAATCTTCAACAGAATAAGGATCAATGTCTCTTCCTAATTGCGGATACACCATTAGAGATTTAAGCTCTGATCCAAAAATTAACTTCCCATCTGGTAATATTGAATAATAAAGTGGTTTGATCCCTAGACGGTCACGGGCCATAAAAAATGTTTCTTTATTTTTATCCCAGATTGCAAAAGCAAACATCCCTCTAAATCTTTCTACACAAGCCTCGCCCCATTGCTCCCATGCATGCACAATAACTTCTGTGTCACAGCGAGTCCTAAATGTATGTCCTGCCTTTTGTAACTCTTCTGCGAGCTCAGGAAAATTATATATTTCGCC harbors:
- a CDS encoding lysophospholipid acyltransferase family protein, yielding MRFIRSLIFLLGMTISTCLWVIPCILARLLPYHICFAIVSSWCTFNVRWAKFTCGIHYEISGLENIPEKACVIMSNHQSTWETLAYPSIFPTLTWVIKKELLYVPLFGWGIASTQPIALDRKQGKKSFIQLIKDGKDKLNLGRFIIIFPEGTRIPYDEERPLKIGGFVLAKKSNTYILPVAHDAGRLWPRNGFLKSPGTIHLHIGKPFPTQDQTAEQLRERYATWLKETRAQLKLKLVN
- a CDS encoding thiazole synthase; protein product: MGQRQFNSRLLVGTGKYRDFEQTREAIVASGAEIVTVALRRTNIGQEAGQENLLDYIPADEFTILPNTAGCFTCEDAVRVCKLGRELLDGHSLVKLEVLADKTTLFPNVIDTIKAAEILVKDGFEVMVYTNDDPIIAKTLEEIGCASIMPLAAPIGSGLGIRNPYNIVTIIENSKVPVIVDAGVGTASDAAIAMELGCEGVLMNTAIAEATYPVTMATAMNHAIVAGRLAYLAGRMSKRRFASASSPIEDTISAKR
- a CDS encoding AMP-binding protein → MSDPLKIRQHSDAYTTIASRLLFPLHEKLKKHVTVNALKKLESSQWQTPEQIKQLQLQRLRELLNHVYINVPFFKDLFTQLSFDPEKVNSLDALTKLPFLTKAIIRENSERLKSNIPDNLAKFNTGGSSGQPLVFYIGNERVSHDVAAKWRATRWWGVDIGDPELVVWGSPIELGAQDKVRLIRDKLLRTKLLPAFDMSDEKLQGFIKEIIDYKPKMLFGYPSALGRIAKYAHEHSIDMTRIGIKVVFVTSEYLYPEQRHLIEKCFGCKVANGYGGRDAGFIAHECPSGNMHITAEDIIVEIIDPQGQPVEIGKSGEIVVTHLATKGYPFIRYRTGDIGVLDDMQCACGRGLPILKEIQGRTTDFVVSQNGSVMHGLALIYVLREITSINEFKIVQETKDATRIYLIVNSDFTEIDRSEIIKGFKARLGEGVEINIECVDKIPVEKSGKFRYVISHAI
- a CDS encoding glycosyltransferase family 4 protein; protein product: MGNSLQIGLVGPLPPPSGGMANQTLQLAKLLREEKVQVDVVQTNVAYKPIWIGKIPVIRAFFRLFFYIIKLWSVAGRVDLFHIMANSGWSWHLFTVPAVWIAKLRGVPTVINYRGGEAEKFFSKSFKYVKPTLNASSKIIVPSLFLEKVFSKRGITTQIIANIIDLDRFNARKEQQEKYLPHLLVARNLELIYDNETAIRAFKEILDSYPNAKLTIAGTGPERDNLKSLVQELGIAKQVKFTGRVDTQEMPALYQSADVMLNPSRVDNMPNSILEALASGVPVVSTNVGGIPYMVEHEKTALLVDPEDPVAMASEICRVLEDKRCQQQLVSSGLILVKQFSWSEVSRHWLSLYKMLAA
- a CDS encoding amidotransferase 1, exosortase A system-associated, whose translation is MCGITGIFDTKAKRSIDKNVLSRMNDSQYHRGPDQDGLHIEEGVGLGHRRLSIIDISSGKQPLYNEDNSVVVVYNGEIYNFPELAEELQKAGHTFRTRCDTEVIVHAWEQWGEACVERFRGMFAFAIWDKNKETFFMARDRLGIKPLYYSILPDGKLIFGSELKSLMVYPQLGRDIDPYSVEDYFAYGYVPEPKTIFKNTYKLSPGHSLTVKRGAPIPQQKEYWDVPFNLHPVMDESEVSEELLRHLKEAVDIRLVAEVPLGAFLSGGVDSSAVVAMMAGLNESAVNTCSISFGDPKFNEASYAQQIADQYKTDHRVEQVDPNDFDLVGKLGGLYDEPYADSSAMPTYRLCELARKNVTVALSGDGGDENFAGYRRYRWHNYEERIRSALPLGLRRPVFGTLGNLYPKADWAPKIFRAKTTFEAMARDTCQGYLHSVSLFSDKQRESLFNKSFKNELQGYNAVEVLRHHANRAPTDHPLSLVQYMDMKTYLVGDILTKVDRASMAHSLEVRVPLLDHKFVEWISGLPPHMKLKGTEGKYIFKKSLESHLSQDILYRKKMGFGVPLASWFRGPLKEKVTSAILGEKLASTGMFEEKYLNQLVSQHQSGVRDYSAPIWTLLMFESFLDRLNT
- the trmB gene encoding tRNA (guanosine(46)-N7)-methyltransferase TrmB codes for the protein MKHPQTPPRRTNRSFVIREGRFTNAQKKAFDELWPIYGIPIDDVSKYVSNDWFIKDQPLILDVGFGSGDSLLALAQQRPDLNFVGVEVYRPGIGAVLRKIHLQELENVRVIKADVMQMLRTKFMSNELLGAMVWFPDPWPKTRHHKRRLIQKEFLLEITRVIQVNGVLHLASDWQPYVEFMTKNVANVKNLIPTNSSINPLGLDRPPTRFEQRGLRIGHQVTDLIYRIEK
- the thiS gene encoding sulfur carrier protein ThiS is translated as MEIILNGEATQILDQCSVTRVLEMLELKDCRVAVEVNREVIPRTQHSHFTLSPGDRVEIIQAVGGG
- the sulP gene encoding sulfate permease → MNLLNLISQRLTKRFLPFRGWIHELKDPQVLKADLIAGVTVALVLIPQSMAYAQLAGLPPYYGLYASFLPVMMASLMGSSRQVHTGPVAVVSLLTAAALAPFASGDPAQYAAYAVMLALMVGVFQLSLGLLQLGFFVDFLSHPVVVGFTNGAAIIIATSQLGKLFGVTAERAEHHYETVWRIIEQAYHHTHMPTVAFSIAALAIMILLKKFAPKIPGVLTAVVITTVASWLLNYEQIGGKVVGTIPQGLPGFAFPDIDLQIATQLLTNAIAIGLIGFTEAISVAKAIAAQTRQRLDANQGLVGQGLANITSSLFQGYAVSGSFSRSAVNLSAGAKTGFAAIASGLLVMITLLFLTPLLYHLPQPTLAAVIILAVFNLIKFKPIKYAWRVQKHDAIVAMITFILTLLLAPHLELSILVGVVLSMGLYMYRTMRPRIAVLAMQSDGSLADAESNILKTCPKISILRFDGSLFFANTGYFEEKVLERVASKPDLKFIIIDAEGINEIDATGEEMLHQLALRLHGLGIEFLFCRTKKQVMDIFLRTGFASDAWIDHFCHTEQQAIDFAWSKIEDCQEDSCPLSTQEGCPACTMKSS
- a CDS encoding NADP(H)-dependent aldo-keto reductase, whose protein sequence is MEYNKLGNSDLRVSKICLGTMTFGEQNSELEAHQQLDYALAHGVNFIDTAEMYPVPPRQQTQGITEAYIGTWLHKEKSRDKVIIASKVAGPGMMDYLRNGAKLVRSQMQQALEESLRRLQTDYIDLYQIHWPARNTNFFGKLGYQYDETNSTPIKETLEVLNDFVESGKIRYIGISNETPWGVMQYLMLSENNSWPRIISIQNPYSLLNRTFEVGLAEFSQREKVDLLAYSPLGFGVLTGKYLQKNDLSKARLTLFEGYTRYSNQQSKFATEKYVALAKKNGLSATQMALAYVNSRPFLSSNIIGATSVDQLAENIDSINVTLSSEVVEGIEAIHRQIPNPSP
- the gmhB gene encoding D-glycero-beta-D-manno-heptose 1,7-bisphosphate 7-phosphatase translates to MEAVILDRDGVINHDSPDYIKSPEEWHAIDGSLEAIARLTKAGIKVFIASNQSGIAYGLFDYNTLCAMHKKLLHEAESLGGRINGFFFCPFLTGPCRKPNPGLLIDIANRVHINLEVTPFIGDAMRDLEAAIAVDAIPVLVRTGKGTSTLNSGEVPSHVQVHENLYDAVDSLLKQLSDS